In Rutidosis leptorrhynchoides isolate AG116_Rl617_1_P2 chromosome 2, CSIRO_AGI_Rlap_v1, whole genome shotgun sequence, one genomic interval encodes:
- the LOC139891948 gene encoding protease Do-like 8, chloroplastic, translating to MLVVMAWNGYMLSPQPELTSITPPRRFVGRRKLCFDGISSVCSSNSGTHHHQDSASPPLRIITKTVGEKTMKDLGDVTRGFPLTRRTLLTTLLVPLYCPPSRYSSVNAMGDPSVTIEQVTPIIIPSGPLFPPEERIVKLFENNTYSVVNIFDVTLRPQLNVTGVVEIPEGNGSGVVWDNEGHIVTNYHVIGNSLSSNPKPGDVVARVNILASEGVQKNFEAKLIGADRSKDLAVLQVEAPVELLRPMKVGQSSILKVGQQCLAIGNPFGFDHTLTVGVISGLNRDIFSQTGVTIGGGIQTDAAINPGNSGGPLLDSKGNLIGINTAIFTQTGTSAGVGFAIPSSTVVKIVPQLIQFGRVVRAGLNIEIAPDLVANQLNVRNGALVLLVPANSVAARVGLLPTTRGFAGNIVLGDIIVAIDNKPVRNKAEFLKALDDYSVGDEVLLKIQRGDKTMEMAIALEETS from the exons ATGTTAGTGGTAATGGCATGGAATGGTTACATGCTATCACCTCAACCGGAACTCACATCTATAACTCCGCCACGCCGTTTCGTTGGTCGCCGGAAACTCTGTTTCGACGGAATTTCATCCGTTTGCTCCTCCAACTCCGGCACACATCATCACCAAGACTCTGCCTCACCTCCTCTTCGCATTATCACTAAAAC AGTTGGTGAAAAAACAATGAAAGATTTGGGAGATGTTACAAGGGGATTTCCTTTGACGCGCAGAACGTTGTTAACGACTTTATTAGTGCCTTTATATTGTCCTCCTTCAAGGTACTCATCAG TTAATGCTATGGGAGACCCATCTGTGACAATTGAACAAGTAACACCCATTATTATTCCTTCTGGGCCACTTTTTCCACCAGAG GAAAGAATTGTCAAGCTATTTGAGAACAACACTTACTCTGTTGTCAATATATTCGATGTAACTCTACGGCCTCAGCTTAACGTTACAGGGGTAGTTGAG ATTCCTGAAGGAAATGGTTCTGGAGTCGTTTGGGACAATGAAGGCCACATTGTCACAAATTACCATG TAATTGGCAATTCTCTATCCAGTAATCCGAAACCTGGAGATGTTGTAGCCCGTGTTAATATTCTTGCCTCGGAAGG GGTACAAAAGAATTTTGAAGCCAAGCTAATTGGTGCAGATCGATCTAAAGACCTTGCTGTCTTACAG GTGGAAGCACCTGTGGAACTGTTGAGGCCTATGAAGGTGGGCCAGTCTTCTATCTTAAAAGTTGGGCAGCAATGTTTAGCCATCGGAAACCCATTTGGGTTTGATCACACACTGACAGTCGGGGTTATTAGTGGTCTCAATAGAGACATATTTAGTCAAACTGGTGTCACGATTGGTGGCGGAATTCAAACAGATGCTGCCATCAACCCTGGAAACAG TGGAGGACCATTGTTGGATTCTAAAGGAAACTTAATTGGAATAAACACTGCAATATTCACTCAAACAG GGACTTCAGCTGGTGTCGGGTTCGCTATCCCTTCGTCGACAGTTGTAAAAATTGTACCTCAGTTGATTCAGTTTGGGAGA GTTGTTCGTGCTGGATTAAATATTGAAATTGCTCCCGATCTTGTTGCAAATCAACTTAATGTTAGAAATGGAGCACTTGTTCTGTTG GTTCCTGCAAATAGTGTGGCAGCAAGAGTTGGTTTACTTCCAACTACCAGGGGATTTGCTGGTAATATTGTTCTCGGTGACATCATTGTAGCAATCGACAACAAGCCC GTTAGGAATAAAGCAGAGTTTCTAAAGGCATTAGATGATTATAGTGTGGGAGATGAGGTCCTTTTAAAGATCCAAAGAGGTGATAAGACAATGGAGATGGCTATTGCTTTAGAGGAGACTTCATGA
- the LOC139888892 gene encoding uncharacterized protein: MGFGDKWRKWILSCLTSASISILINGSPSHEFSIGRGVRQGDPLSPFLFILAAEGLNILTKVATDKGMFKGVEVGFDKVLVFHLQYADDTIFFEEWSRRNVSSLGNLLKCFELASGLKVNFQKSSVFGIGVEEVEINLVACYIGCQVVTLIEDLQIQFKSSFVKNIGDGGSTSFWNEQWCNEGKMCTLFSRLFRLESNKEATFKDRVSCNDSGLRFNWSWIRVPSSPSSGELTQIQDKVAAVNIDPSKDDSWSWSDSAKGVFEVKILASMINDKLLGNIASFQVLTRNNLVPKKVEIFIWRALKKGCRLGLK, from the exons ATGGGGTTCGGGGATAAGTGGAGGAAATGGATTTTAAGTTGCCTTACCTCGGCCTCGATTTCTATCCTCATTAATGGATCACCATCTCATGAATTCTCAATTGGCCGAGGTGTTCGTCAAGGAGACCCGTTATCTCCCTTCTTATTTATTTTAGCGGCCGAGGGTCTAAATATCCTTACAAAAGTAGCCACGGATAAAGGGATGTTCAAGGGTGTCGAAGTCGGGTTTGATAAAGTGTTAGTTTTCCAccttcaatatgcggatgacactatCTTTTTTGAGGAATGGAGTAGGCGGAACGTTAGTAGTCTTGGAAACTTATTGAAATGTTTTGAACTCGCCTCGGGCTTAAAAGTTAACTTTCAAAAAAGTAGTGTATTTGGTATAGGAGTGGAAGAAGTGGAAATCAACCTTGTTGCTTGTTACATAGGTTGTCAAGTAG TTACATTAATTGAAGATCTTCAAATCCAATTCAAGAGCTCTTTTGTCAAGAACATTGGTGATGGCGGATCAACTTCTTTTTGGAACGAACAATGGTGCAATGAAGGCAAGATGTGTACTCTTTTTTCGAGACTGTTTCGATTAGAAAGCAATAAAGAAGCTACTTTCAAGGATCGTGTGTCGTGTAATGATTCGGGTTTGCGGTTCAATTGGTCATGGATACGGGTTCCCTCAAGTCCTTCTTCGGGTGAGTTGACTCAGATTCAGGATAAGGTTGCTGCTGTTAACATCGACCCCAGCAAGGATGATTCTTGGAGCTGGTCAGACAGCGCGAAAGGAGTGTTCGAGGTCAAGATTCTAGCTTCCATGATCAACGATAAACTGCTCGGTAACATTGCTTCATTCCAAGTCCTTACCCGTAATAATCTAGTCCCTAAAAAAGTTGAAATATTCATTTGGAGGGCGTTAAAAAAAGGTTGCCGGTTAGGGTTGAAATAG
- the LOC139888893 gene encoding uncharacterized protein — translation MLKDEIKDFCPKPFKIFDLWMDDPECLKIVSEAWAEQPNIGTRRDCWLLNKLKNVKGALKAWSKKKFGKIDDEIEELKIAALNLELKAETSPLSDSELQSWKENRKAWMTKENMKKRMLKQKSRIRWAIDGDENTKFIHAIIRNNYNKCNIRGLTINGCWNENPLDIKEEAVRHFSSLFEEKDGFRPSLSDLSYPSISHHDAESLEVKFTEQKS, via the coding sequence ATGCTAAAAGATGAGATCAAAGATTTTTGCCCAAAGCCATTTAAAATCTTTGATTTATGGATGGACGATCCGGAGTGCTTAAAAATAGTTTCTGAAGCATGGGCCGAACAACCCAATATAGGCACGCGTAGAGACTGTTGGCTTCTTAATAAATTAAAGAATGTTAAGGGTGCCTTAAAGGCTTGGAGCAAAAAGAAATTTGGCAAGATAGACGATGAGATAGAAGAGTTAAAAATTGCTGCCCTTAACCTAGAACTAAAAGCTGAAACAAGTCCGCTCTCGGATAGTGAATTACAGTCGTGGAAAGAGAACAGGAAAGCGTGGATGACAAAAGAAAATATGAAGAAAAGAATGCTAAAACAAAAATCTCGAATTCGTTGGGCCATAGACGGTGATGAGAATACTAAATTTATTCATGCTATTATCCGCAATAATTACAATAAATGTAACATTCGGGGACTCACGATTAATGGATGTTGGAATGAAAATCCGCTTGATATCAAAGAAGAAGCCGTAAGACATTTCAGCTCTTTATTCGAAGAAAAGGATGGGTTCAGACCATCCTTGTCTGACCTGAGTTATCCTTCCATATCACATCATGATGCTGAATCACTTGAAGTCAAATTCACTGAACAGAAATCTTAG